In Carettochelys insculpta isolate YL-2023 chromosome 31, ASM3395843v1, whole genome shotgun sequence, a single window of DNA contains:
- the VAMP8 gene encoding vesicle-associated membrane protein 8 → MEGTGPGGGMASDRVRNLQSEVEGVKNIMTQNVERILARGENLDHLRNKTEDLEATSEHFKTTSQKVARKYWWKNVKMIAIICVIVAIILILIILFATNVIPT, encoded by the exons ATG GAGGGAACCGGCCCCGGCGGCGGGATGGCGAGCGACCGGGTGAGGAACCTGCAGAGCGAAGTGGAGGGGGTGAAGAACATCATGACCCAGAACGTGGAGCGGATCCTGGCGCGGGGCGAGAATCTGGACCACCTGCGGAACAAGACCGAAGACCTGGAGGCGACG TCCGAGCACTTCAAGACGACCTCGCAGAAGGTTGCCCGCAAGTACTGGTGGAAGAACGTCAAGATGATCGCCATCATCTGCGTCATTGTGGCcatcatcctcatcctcatcatcCTCTTCGCCACCAACGTCATCCCCACATAG